Within the Thermoanaerobaculia bacterium genome, the region GAAGAGCGGCGCCAGAACCTCCGGCATCAGACGGTTGATGCGCAGCGAACCCTGACTGCCGCCGAGCACCAGCAACCGGGGCTTGCCGTCGGCGCGCAGGGGCGGAATCTCGAAGAAGGCCCCGCGCACCGGAACGCCCGTGACCCAGGAGAGGCACTTCAACCTCGATGCACTCGCCTCGTAGGCGACGGCGGCGGCATCGGCGAAGCGCGAAGCCCAGCGATTGGCCAACCCGGCCTCGGCGTTCGGCTCGAGCAGCACCGTCGGCCGGCGAGCGAACCGGCCACCGAGCACGGCAGGGGCGGAGGCGTAGCCGCCAGTGCCGATCACGACGTCGTAGCCCCCTTCGCGAATCCGGCGGCGCGCCGCGAGCGCCGAGCCGGCGAGCGTCGCGAGAGCTGCGAGCTTCGCCCACAGGCTCTTGCCCAGGAGCGGCCGCGCCGACAGAGCGACGAAGGGCAGACCGCGCTCCGCCGCGAGCCGGGCCTCCATGCCGGTGGGTGACCCGGCGAGCGCGACGCCCCAGCCGCGGCGCACGAGCTCGTCGCCGAGCGCGAGCGCTGGGAAGACGTGCCCGCCCGAGCCGCCCCCGGCGAGCAGAGC harbors:
- the murG gene encoding undecaprenyldiphospho-muramoylpentapeptide beta-N-acetylglucosaminyltransferase, which encodes MTDERPPANPAVRRALLAGGGSGGHVFPALALGDELVRRGWGVALAGSPTGMEARLAAERGLPFVALSARPLLGKSLWAKLAALATLAGSALAARRRIREGGYDVVIGTGGYASAPAVLGGRFARRPTVLLEPNAEAGLANRWASRFADAAAVAYEASASRLKCLSWVTGVPVRGAFFEIPPLRADGKPRLLVLGGSQGSLRINRLMPEVLAPLFDRLPELSVLHQCGEAHLEATLAAYRAAGLDTPRLRVVAFVDNTPAAMAAVDLVVSRAGAITLAEICAAGRPAVLLPLLAGGGHQVANARLLSEAGAASLIEDEALDADRLRRELAMLLGDRGRLGRMGESARRLAHPGAAAAIVDRVEALLPPLGRAA